The genome window ACTATGATGAGAACATTGATAAAAGATTGAACATTACATTCGTAAAACAACATTATAGAAGGGGTGTGACtacatttttttgtaattggattACAGAGGGTCCATAAGTATAAGTTATATTTGTTAATTGTTATCCATCGTTTACTCTGTGTTTATGCTGATCTAAGGGGTGTGGTTAAGTGATAGGAAGCTCTCATTGTTCTGTTATACATGCTTGCATGAGTTGTGGAATTTGAGTAGGAACAGTAGGAAGCTCTCGTTGTTACATTTCAAGTGCTTGCATGAATTGTAGGATTTGAGTAGTAGCACACCTCATTGTTACTCGAGTGGTACCCGTATTATTAGCCATTACGAGTGTGAGGTCAATGAGACACACTggaaaaccatttttttaatttagaaaaaaataaaaataaaaataaaaacaccggATAGCCGGAGGTGTATATAAACAAGTATCTGATCCCAAAAGACATGTTAACCAAAAGCGTCCAAAACATGCACCCACTCACACGCCTTGTAAATCTTCTTTGCGGCCTTGTCCTACCTTTCCACTCACGAGCTGACCTTGCCATTTCTTACGCAATCTTACCCTTTACTCAATCAATCAACAAGAACACATttatccaaaaagaaagagaaacaaaaaaaaaaaatacaattagaaaacaaacaaaaaggcgAAGCAAAGGTCTCCATCACCCTTGCAATTTCAACCCCATATTTttacacaaaacaaaattataaaaaataatatataattcatCGTTTTCACTCCAAAGCaacctcctcctcttcttcaaACTCTACCTCTCTATCTATCTCCCTCCACCACCCTACACCACCACACTCTAAATATTTATCCCATCTTAATTagcccactttttttttttaaatcttccaCTGCCACcttctttatctcttttttaaagtttttaagtAATTCTTATAGTTACAGACTCTCTCATCCccataaattatattttttcagtCAAAACAACACAAGCTAGCAATGACTAGATTATTTCGATCCAAATCATGCGGACTGGTTGGTCTCACCGAGTTCAACTCTGTCCCTCCGGCTCAGGGTCCATTGTTCCACAACAACCAGAACAAAAacgaggaagaagatgaagaagaagatgatgagtACGAGGTTGAGGATGAATATGGTAGCGATGTTTCAGTGGAGCCCATTTCGAGAACCCGTTTCAAGAGTAGGAGTTTAAGTCCGAGGTCAAGAAGAGGCGCTGATAATGATAAAGGTGCAGGACAACAACATCAATGTCATCAGTTTCCAATACTGGATATTCTGGCCGCGGCTCTGAGGAAGTCTTTGGTGACATGCAGTGTGGAGACATCAGAGGATGTTTCTTCCATGGATATAAGCTGGCCCACCCAAGTCAGGCATGTTTCGCATGTCACTTTTGATAGGTTCAATGGCTTTCTTGGCTTGCCTACTGAGCTTGAGCCTGAGCTTCCCTGGAGGGTGCCTAGTGCCAGGTAAGGTTCTTATTTGTTTTCTCACTTTCACTGTtctgaatttgttttttttttagttacttaGTTAGTCCTTAAAGATTGGATCTTTTGCATTTCTCTACATTAATTATCCATGCATTTTGTGGTTTTCTGTACACTCTGGTTAACTTTTCATGATAAGAAGGAAAAGTAGACATTTTGGAGTGTTTTTGTATgtcactcaatttttttttatttactctttttaaTGATAGTTATGAACCACTTGGGATTTCAAGCTGCAGAATAGTGGTTATGTGTGCTTGTGAAATATTGGTTTTTCTCAATTCTGGGGATAGAAGGAATGCTTACCATAACATGACTGCTAATTGTAGAATTGGGGCCTTTGGGGTGGAACTTTGAAATAGATGCATGGGAGAAATTAAATTTCCCTTCAACTTCGAAGGAGATTCAACGAGATTGctaattacaattttttgtttttggctaaTTGTGAGTAACGGGATTAGATCTCGGTATAAGTCCATTGGCATCACCTTCTTCATGTTAATCTTAAACATTGCcgcagatatatatatatatatatatatatatatatatatatttatttatttatttatgctttGAAAATCATTTGAGCGTTCTCCACAGGACAGAGTTAGGCATTACATACTCAATTGAAGTTGACCAAGGAAATTGATTTGAATTGAGTTTAAATGGCATCTTCATGTTATATATTTGAGTATATAGATGAAATGCAATTCAGTTCAACATGTTTCAACTCAATGGAGTTTATTAGTTGATAAGAAATGTAAAGTGCCTTCAATTAAAGGTGAGGTACCTTCACTTAAAGGAAAAGAGAACAGAGTATATGAGGGAAGAGATCTAGATCTAAGTATGGATGCTTTTTTCAATGAGGGATATAGAccttattatatatgtttagccATCCTAATACAGCTTTGAGCTTAATTATCTGGGGATGTACTCTTCATACTTCCATGAGGGCATATTTAGACATTGACAAAAACAGATAATTGTTTCCTATATGTAGGTTTAAGGTTTGTATTTCTTTGCTTTATCATAAAGGGTTATTAATTTTGCAAAACAAAAGGTGTTATGTGACATGAGTCTTATACTAATAGAGGTTTTATTTAGAGCCTTGTACTTTATTGGTATTGCTCAGTTTTCCCATGGAGGAGAGCTTGGGTTCAAGTTCCTCCTGCTCCACTTAAtgtaaaccaaaaataaaaaataaaaggggagGGGCAGGACAGGGGGCACAGGGGGACAGGTCTTTGGATGCTCCGCCTTTTGCTGGTCCTAACTCCTAATAACCTGTGTTTGTAtatgtcttttcttttgttccaCCTTTTAACCACTTACTGGTTGAAGTTTCTCTTACTTCAACAATGGAAAGTAAACTGGAATTCTTGCTGATGTGATTCGTTACAGTCCATTGGGTGTGTTCAGTTTGCATAGAAAAAGATTAATTGGTTAGTATTTGCTCTATTGTAGGAGTTGGATGAATAAGGATCTTCTTTCAAATGATCTTGAGTATATCCTTTGAATCTATTTTTGTTCCCGGCATTCAATTACTGAACACAACAAATTCCTTAAGAAATCTGGGCAgatttttacattattttgatttcatgttcatagcttttaatttttaccttGCCTCATCCTTTCTTGTTTtccatattattttatttgactaGTTTGATATACTGTTTATTTAATTGTCCAGTGCAAGTGTATTTGGAGTTTCTGCCAAGTCAATGCAGTGTTCTTATGATGATAGAGGGAACAGTGTTCCAACAATTCTTCTTATGATGCAAAAGAGGTTGTATTCAGAAGGAGGCCTTAGagtatgttttgtttttgctttgacTTAGTTGCTACACGGATTGAAATGCTACTTCTTGTTTCtgtttgaaacttttaagttttattcaTGTTATTATGCTTGAAGGCAGAAGGAATATTCCGAATTACTGCTGAGAATAGCCAAGAAGAGTATGTCCGGGATCAGCTAAACAGAGGTGTAGTGCTGCATGGTATTGATGTTCATTGTTTAGCAGGCTTGATAAAGGTATGCCATAAGGATGTCACCTTAGTTAAACTCGACCAATAtacatcataattttttaccaaaatgtGTAGTAATTTAGTTGGGGAGAGACTAATTTTAGACTAAAACAAAACTTCCCATTGtcttctcaaaattttgaatgcTGATATGTCAATGCCCATATAAATGGTTTTCTACTATGTCCATGAACATGacaaatatttgaaataaactaCCCAAATATGACatctaagggtgtgtttggataccaatTATTTTgcgaaaactgaaaacttattactgaaagtactgtagataaagataaaagttagttaaaatagtacagtggggccatgaatagtaccaaaaagtatatGAACAGTAACATGGGACCCACCAAATTTTCAGCAAAACGCAAAAATCCTTTCTACAAAACGTAATCCAAACGCACGCTAAATTTCTTTAATCTTCTGCTTGTTTTTTTCATTCAGTGAGAAGTTTGGTACTTTGGTTCctgtctttaatttttttttaaagaaggtaAAGGAAATCAGCTTCCAAGCATTCCTTAttgtattaagaaaaatattcaGATGTAAGCTTTGAAGATTTAAAAACAAGCAGCTGTAAGTTTTGCATTTCAAACATAATTAAAGTGCTGCCAAAAAAAAGAGTTCCATAAACTTGTCAATTGAGAActtttaaaaacttatttttctagGTTGTCAAATGCCATTTTAAATCCTTTATAGTCATATGATTTCCTACATTTCCTGTAGGCATGGCTGAGAGAACTTCCAACAGGGGTACTTGATTCTCTCACACCAGAACAGGTGATGCACTGCAATACAGAAGACGATTGCACTCAACTTGTAAATTTACTTCCTCCTATGGAAGGTGCACTGCTTGACTGGTCTGTCAATTTGATGGCGGATGTTGTGCAGCACGAACAATTCAACAAAATGAATGCACGCAACATCGCTATGGTTTTTGCACCCAACATGACTCAGGTTTGATAACATTTTCTTAATATtgtttcaaatttcttttacaCAAGGCGCTCCTAGTTGATTGCTCTATTGCAATTACCCTCTAATATTAAGGACCTCTTTTGCTTTTTAGGTAatcaaatgctaaatttttttatgcaacAATAAATGTGCCTAGTTTAAAGGGAATTTTCTTAAAACTAACCTGTGTCATTCTTTGGGACAGtcataaaaaaagtaaaaataaaaataaaaactatttttcttaATGGATTGCTAACATAGATAGAATGGTCACTTCCAAGACAAAGCTGATTCACTATGATAAAATTTTCCTAGGTTCTTCCTAGATGGGACTTATTCATCATATAAAGACCTGCAACAAATTGGCAGATGTGGCTGCAATGACAAATGAAAGACTTCTTTGTTTTCAAACACATCTCATTTTGTCTACGGACTATTTTGGATTTGAGGAATTAAATCAAggaatttaaagaagaaaaaaatatttgtacaaatttttttatatgaattttaacaatgcacaatgaatttgagttttgaatattttgatccatttttttttaatttttttaattttatgttttcttacATCATGATTAaaattgtcttttatttttgtcaccCATGAACTAAAGTCTTGACTCTTCCACTGGTTGCAGCTGGCAGATCCTTTGACTGCATTGATTCATGCTGTCCAAGTTATGAACTTCCTCAAGACACTGATTCTGAAGACCCTTCGAGAAAGAGAGGAATCAGCTACCAAGGCTAGGCAACTATCTTCATGTTCAGATTCTCCCATCCACAATGATGACCCAGTATCTTCGATGTCAAATGGTAAAGAATCCCGTGAGCGAACTTCTGATCCTTGTGCTGCCGATAGACCTACCAACATTAACTTCTTGAGGACTGCCACATTGGACAGACCGGAATCCAACACTATGGAGAAACTTTGGAGCTTTCATAGGAAGAGTGATggggaagaggaagaggaagaggaagaagaagaggaagatgaatTTGAATACGAGTCAGGTAGTGACACACCTACAAGGTTTGAAATGGGAGCTTTAGAAAATGGATGTAGAAGTAGATATGATACTGGGGACTGGCTAAGTTTGAGGAAAGGAGTGAGGAGGCTATGCAGGCATCCTGTGTTCCAATTGAATAAGCCGCCTAAGAAGACTCGAAGTCTTGGCATTATAAATACTAGGGGCTGAGGTGGAGAAACTTGAGCATGGAGTGGGCACTGAATGGTTCCTGCCTTGGGTAGTTTGTGGTGTTTGTGTAAACCTTATAATAGTATAGATGTTAGGTCTGTTTGGTTCTGTAGTAACATGTGAGCAGGCACTAACTAATATAGTGTAATGAATCAACAGTGATTTCTGAGGGCAGCCTCAGGTTGTATGAGTTGTAAGCACTTGGTTTGGTTTAATAACAATGTCAGAGATCTGATTGAAGTGAAAAGATGATGCAGCTTGGGATGCAATAAGTTCTGAATTTAGGGATGCTTGAATTGAAGAACAAGGAAGGATGTTAATACTTACGGTGCATGATTAAGGAGATGCAGAAAAATGATAATGAGGAAAATGTGTTAAATTACCCATTGTCCcaaaaactttttaagtttttagaaAATGGGGAATGCTTAGTGTTGGGAAGGAAGATAACACTTTGAGGAGATTCCAATTAAGCTCTTAATATAGATATAGGGACACTACTTAACTCAAAAACCTATATTTACAGGTTTGGGTCTAGTTATGTTGTATTAATTTCTCAACTTCTTGTCTATGTGAAACTTCcattcacacacatatatccaactccttttatttttggattgataTTCCTTGATAAAGTTTGAGAATTTCTCAATAATGTATTACTGCTctgtttgaaaaatattacaCCGCGTTACAAGAGATTGTATGAGAAAATAAATGCACGTTAACAGGGGCTATTCTAAGTAAGTCTCCTAGAATTAAGGCTATCGGTTACATGGAAAATAAAGGCTGTTACATCCTTGAATGAAGGCTAAGAATCTGCAGTCATTTTTGTTGCTTGATTTGAGAGATTTTCTTGATTTGAGGATGCTTCCGTTATATTCTTTTGATCCAtattcatgaatcatgataaGCCAAGGAAGCTTAGCAATGGCTACGTGCATCATTCTAGAAGACAGTAAATGACTAATCAAATAAGAGTACTCCAAATATTTAGGGCAATTAGGACAGCCTCTTTTTTGGTGTGTGCAATTTTTTAAGAAGTAAGTGTAATAGAATCAAGTAGTATTGTGATTTAAGACTGGAGCTTGGCTGGAGCGCATCTTTTTGGTCATCAGAATGGCGACAacagaagaaggaaaaaaccaCCAGGAACACGAAAACCCTCAGAAACTAGGGAGATTGGAAACGGAGCACAAAGGCCTGACAAGTTTAGCTGCTGAGTTCCCATCAAATCTGTAGGAGAATTTAGACCTATTGTTGCTAAGTAAccaatttttattcaaattgaGTTAATTACCCAATTATTCTTGCAAGATCAGTTCGTGGTTAATCATTGCACACACCAATATCACTAAAATAAACAAGTGCGGAAAATATATAATACAATGATATCGTTACAAAGAGAATTCACCTTGATCAGGGTGTTGCTCTCAAAAGTCTATTTGGTCCTCCCTTATAAGTTCTTACATACCCTAGCAACTAGGTCATGAAATTTCTAGAGATTAGATGACTCAATGTcctgatttgaattttgaacccGTGATTCTTGATCGATCAATATGTGTCGAGCTATTTGCCGAGATTCTAGAAACCTggttctttttttcatttttcttttttcttttttgagaatcttaaaAACTTGATTCTTCTTGAGCTATTTTGGGCATGAGTCTCAAACATCAAATATTCTTTGTGGTACCCAAACCTACTAGGTTAGTGGTACTAGGAGAAGGATTTGGGcccccaatttatttatttgtgggcTTTCTAGCAATCCTACGGGTAGGGCTCCAAGCACCAACTAGATAGTCTAAGCTGTATCTTTTCTGTGAACTTTTAGACCTACAAACCTCACCCTCTAGCAGTTCTTCTTCCTCCCCCTTTGTTCACACTCCCTTCCCtatttgttttcactctttttccAGTGTTTTCCAACCAACCCTTCTTGTCTACCTTCCCACCCCTTATATAGTCTCTCTTTAGTAGGGTACTaatcattatcatttcactAATTCACATGCATTTCCACTTTCGCTAGAATCCCAAGGAATCATCATGCCTTTTGAGGGTTCTCTTGAAACTTCTTCCAGACTCCAAATAGCATTTGGTAGCGAGTTCCCCAATGGCACTAATAACTCTCAGCAACCAACTTTAGTTTAGTCAATTCTTTATCGATTTCCCACCATCTCATCAATCGGTGGTAGGCTAAGCACTATAGGATTCCCTTGAACGATAGTTTCTATGTCCCAATACATGTGTTATCGAGCTGAGCCCACTCCAACTGAGTTTAAGGTTCATTTCCCTCTTATGGGCTGGTTTTGGCTACTCAGGCCGATCTTGGGCCTCAGTTAAACAGGTCAGTACTAATTTTTTAGGCCCAAACCCCCCATAATAGCCCCCCCCCCAAGATCCTATTTTCACGAAGTGGGGATAGGATCAGGGATTCCTGCCTCAACGCTCAGTTAAGCTTTTCAAAAACGACGGTTATACCTCAGGAAGACAAAACATCACTCCATTAATACAGCAAACATGACAGCTTGCTCTTTGTGAACGCGTGGCAGCATCTGACACATCGAACGGTCTTGATGAACTAACGCTTCGATTACTGAGGCATGCATGAGTAGAAACAACAGTAAGTATTGATTAGTTGCTTTGCAATTACATTAAATGACCCTTCCTCCTACAAATACTATCATTCTTTTCATTTACAAGTTTCTTTAGTTCCTTTCAAATTCAGAATCCTTCTTACTCTTTCTTCTTGAGCCCTTAAATTTTTTCCTGAAACCATCCCTCTCATCGAGTAGTTACTTAGTAAGTCTTCTTTCTCATGTTTCTTTGATTCTCATTTTTCCAAAGTTATCTTAATAGGAAAACATGGATTTTTCATACCTTTTAAACACAAATGCAGATGTAGAATCCTTCAAAACTAAGTTTAATATCCCTGGTGATGTGAACATATCATATTGTCACGAGGGAGATATAGATGACCAAAGATTGGCTCACGTtgtcttttttcctttaatgtcAATACTAGAGGGTGGGGTTAGATTTCTAGTAGATCCCTTTTTACTTAGAACTCTCAATTTTTATGGGCTTAGCCCCGACCAGTGTTTACCTAATTTTTATAGGGTAGTAAACTGTGTGAGGCATCTTAACCGACTGTATGACCTTAACCTTACATACCATGACATTAACTTCCTCTATGCTATTCAGGGAAGCCTAAGGAATGGGTATTACCTTCAAACCTGAAACACCATGATTAGGTTGATATCTTGTCTCCCCAACTCCAACAGGAACTCCGTTGGGGAGTTCATGAGAGTGAGAGGGAATTGGCTCAACGGAGAACTCACTTGTCCGACCTCTCCCCGCCAGATAGGTCGGTACCCTCTTTTTTGATTCTTCAATATGACCTTGTTGTGTGTGTTTTCACTTTAAGCTTTATTCTATTCCTCcttccctccccccccccccttttttgtACGTTTGGCCTATTACtatttctttgtatatttttattaactttgttCATTATTCTTCGTTGTAGACTCCAAAAGGTTCCAACCTGACTTAAGTGTTGTACGAGCATGGGAGCTGAACTTCTTCTTATGCTCAGAAATTTTTGTGCCCTATGACTGGCAATTGAGAGCCTCTCACTTGATTATCGGGTGTGTTCCTTCGTACACTAGCTATCAAGACTCGTCGGAAGCTTTAACAGTCAAAAGCCCCTTTTTATCCTATCTCAACGTTTGGTTGCTTGGATTCTTGCCACAAGGGCCTACCAGTGGTGAAGCTAGACATCAATGGCCCATAATAGTCCGAGAAAGCTCACTTGAACCGGTTTGGGACGATTCAGGTGACATGGTTTTTCACGGTCGTGCGATGCACATTCCGATAGAAGCCCCCATTGCAAACACTCCAATCCCCCCGAATTTGATTGCGGGGATGGTTCAACGGCGCAACATGGCTCTTGAACACTGGTTCCTAGTAGCACAACTAGTTGGGGCATAGGTTGCCCCTTAGCTAGTTTCTCAACAAGCCAATCCCCCCCTAGGCCATGCCAACGAAGGAAGAGGAAAAGGAAGTGGGTAGCTGACGACCCTATCACTGAGTCTGGTACCCTTCCTATCGACCAGCCCGCCACTACTGCCGCGGGTACTACATTGACTCCACAGCCCGAGGAAACCCCCCAAAGGGTTAGGCCCACTAGTCAACTAGCTGTGATTAGGTCCCACGTGGCCTCCACCTCTTTAACCTCTACTTCCAAATGGGAGTGCAACTTTCAACTGGGAGATAAAGTTTTGCCCACCGACTCCTACATTTGGACTTGGAGGAATGGCCTTGGGGGACAAGTATCCAACAGCCTTGGCAAGGCTCTATTTTTGCCTACTGATCAAGACCATTATGCAGATTGTTAGGACGAAGACATTGTCCTGAAGTTAAAGTGGCACACTATAGCCATGAGTATATTTATTCCCCATttgttattatttctttattattatgcCTTTACATTTTCCAATTTTATACCAATTTTATAAGTGTTCATACTCGGATCACACTGACTTTCCCCTATTATCTCTATTACCATCCCAAGCTACCCAACTGACCCATGTGATGGAAGGTCAGTTAAAAGGCATGATGGAGGAGGCCGACAAGGAGAAAGTTCTGAAGCAAGTGGCCGAGGCCAGCTTGAATGAAAAGACCCTAGAGCTGAACTCGGTAGAACGTCTGGCAATCACAGCGGAGAGGGCTCGGGAATTGGCTGAGCAGAAGGTAAAGGACTTGCAGGGGAAGCTCGGAGAGGCCGAAGTCAAGCTTACCGAAGTTTCTAGCATTATCTCTGCCTAGGACAAAGAACTTCCcgaattaaaagaaataatgaagAACTGTGAGCAAGTCTTTTATAACATAGGCTTCAAGGATGACGAAAACTTGGTAGGGGCAGTCGTTTTCTAGGCTCGAAAATTCGGAATCGTGGAAGGCTAGACGGTGACAATTTATGCGATCAGTCTCCCCAAGAGCTCCCTTTTTAGAGACGCCAATCAAATTCCCCTGCTCGATGACCCGCCCATAGAAGTTCAAGCAAATGACCAATCCGAGGATGctgaggaagaagaaggggaggaCAGGCTCGGTATGAGGGAGTTGTCCCAACAAATTAATGCTCATGCGGTGCTAATTGATGAGGAGAACCCGACCACATCCACTCCCACCGAGACACAAAGCGCCC of Quercus lobata isolate SW786 chromosome 8, ValleyOak3.0 Primary Assembly, whole genome shotgun sequence contains these proteins:
- the LOC115955949 gene encoding rho GTPase-activating protein 3, which translates into the protein MTRLFRSKSCGLVGLTEFNSVPPAQGPLFHNNQNKNEEEDEEEDDEYEVEDEYGSDVSVEPISRTRFKSRSLSPRSRRGADNDKGAGQQHQCHQFPILDILAAALRKSLVTCSVETSEDVSSMDISWPTQVRHVSHVTFDRFNGFLGLPTELEPELPWRVPSASASVFGVSAKSMQCSYDDRGNSVPTILLMMQKRLYSEGGLRAEGIFRITAENSQEEYVRDQLNRGVVLHGIDVHCLAGLIKAWLRELPTGVLDSLTPEQVMHCNTEDDCTQLVNLLPPMEGALLDWSVNLMADVVQHEQFNKMNARNIAMVFAPNMTQLADPLTALIHAVQVMNFLKTLILKTLREREESATKARQLSSCSDSPIHNDDPVSSMSNGKESRERTSDPCAADRPTNINFLRTATLDRPESNTMEKLWSFHRKSDGEEEEEEEEEEEDEFEYESGSDTPTRFEMGALENGCRSRYDTGDWLSLRKGVRRLCRHPVFQLNKPPKKTRSLGIINTRG